A single window of Streptomyces sp. NBC_00464 DNA harbors:
- a CDS encoding alpha/beta fold hydrolase, with protein sequence MSSTELPGVRAAAAAVAPTVSAVRVAEGERLRSVTLPGLTLTVRSRPPERTGLPPALFVHGLGGSSQNWTALMPLLQDVVDSEALDLPGFGDSPPPDDGNYSVTGHARAVIRFLDAGERGPVHLIGNSLGGAVATRVAAVRPDLVRTLTLISPALPEIRVQWSAAPTALLAVPGIVSLFARMSRDWSAEERTRGVMALCYGDPARVSADAFRHAVAEMERRLALPYFWDAMARSARGIVDAYTLGGQHGLWRQAERVLAPTQLVYGGRDRLVSPRMARRASAAFRDARLLTLPDAGHVAMMEYPETVAQAFRELLDECGGS encoded by the coding sequence ATGTCTTCGACCGAGCTGCCGGGAGTCCGTGCCGCCGCCGCAGCGGTGGCCCCCACGGTGAGCGCCGTCAGAGTCGCGGAGGGGGAGAGGCTTCGCTCCGTCACGCTGCCCGGGCTGACGCTGACCGTCCGTTCGCGGCCGCCGGAGCGGACCGGACTGCCGCCCGCGCTCTTCGTGCACGGGCTGGGCGGCTCCTCGCAGAACTGGACCGCGCTGATGCCGCTGCTCCAGGACGTGGTGGACAGCGAGGCGCTCGACCTGCCCGGTTTCGGGGACTCCCCGCCGCCGGACGACGGCAACTACTCGGTCACCGGCCACGCCCGCGCGGTGATCCGCTTCCTTGACGCCGGGGAGCGCGGCCCCGTTCACCTGATCGGCAACTCGCTGGGCGGGGCGGTGGCGACGCGGGTCGCCGCGGTCCGTCCCGACCTGGTGCGCACCCTCACCCTGATCTCGCCCGCGCTCCCCGAGATCCGGGTGCAGTGGTCGGCCGCGCCGACCGCACTGCTCGCCGTTCCGGGCATCGTGTCCCTGTTCGCCCGGATGAGCCGGGACTGGAGCGCGGAAGAACGCACCCGCGGAGTCATGGCACTCTGTTACGGCGATCCGGCACGTGTCTCCGCGGACGCCTTCCGTCACGCGGTGGCCGAAATGGAGCGGCGGCTGGCGCTGCCGTACTTCTGGGACGCGATGGCGCGCTCGGCACGTGGCATCGTCGACGCGTACACGCTGGGCGGTCAGCACGGGCTGTGGCGCCAGGCCGAGCGGGTGCTCGCACCGACCCAGCTCGTGTACGGCGGACGGGACAGGCTCGTCTCGCCCCGGATGGCACGCAGGGCGTCCGCGGCCTTTCGCGATGCGAGACTGCTGACACTGCCCGATGCCGGGCACGTGGCAATGATGGAGTACCCGGAGACGGTCGCCCAGGCGTTCCGGGAACTGCTCGACGAATGCGGCGGGAGCTGA
- a CDS encoding TetR/AcrR family transcriptional regulator, translating to MTAIEQTEAARPRGTRLPRRARRNQLLGAAQEVFVAQGYHSAAMDDIAERAGVSKPVLYQHFPGKLELYLALLDQHCEALLLSVRTALASTTDNKLRVAATMDAYFAYVQDEGGAFRLVFESDLTNEPSVRERVDRVSLQCAEAISDVIAGDTGLSKDESMLLAVGLGGVSQVVARYWLSSGSTIPRDTAVQLLTSLAWRGIAGFPLHGIDQH from the coding sequence GTGACAGCCATCGAGCAGACCGAGGCGGCGCGCCCGCGGGGCACTCGTTTGCCCCGCCGCGCCCGACGCAATCAGCTCCTGGGGGCTGCGCAGGAGGTCTTCGTCGCGCAGGGGTACCACTCCGCGGCGATGGACGACATCGCGGAGCGGGCCGGGGTCAGCAAGCCGGTGCTCTACCAGCACTTCCCGGGCAAGCTGGAGCTCTATCTGGCCCTCCTCGACCAGCACTGCGAGGCACTGCTCCTGTCGGTGCGCACGGCGCTGGCGTCGACGACCGACAACAAGCTGCGCGTGGCCGCGACGATGGACGCCTACTTCGCGTACGTCCAGGACGAGGGCGGCGCCTTCCGGCTGGTCTTCGAGTCGGACCTGACCAACGAGCCCTCCGTCCGCGAACGGGTCGACCGGGTCTCGCTCCAGTGTGCCGAGGCGATCTCCGACGTGATCGCGGGTGACACGGGGCTGTCCAAGGACGAGTCGATGCTGCTCGCGGTCGGGCTGGGAGGCGTGTCCCAGGTGGTCGCCCGCTACTGGCTCTCCAGCGGGTCCACGATTCCGCGCGACACGGCGGTGCAGCTCCTCACCTCGCTGGCCTGGCGGGGCATCGCGGGCTTCCCGCTGCACGGCATCGATCAGCACTGA
- a CDS encoding DUF3107 domain-containing protein, whose translation MEVKIGVQHTPREIVLESGLSAEEVESAVSEALAGKAQLLSLTDEKGRKVLVPADRIAYVEIGEPSTRRVGFGAL comes from the coding sequence GTGGAGGTCAAGATCGGGGTGCAGCACACGCCCCGGGAGATCGTTCTGGAGAGCGGGCTTTCCGCCGAAGAGGTCGAGAGCGCGGTTTCCGAGGCTCTCGCCGGCAAGGCGCAGCTGCTCAGCCTCACGGACGAGAAGGGCCGCAAGGTCCTGGTGCCGGCCGACCGGATCGCCTACGTGGAGATCGGCGAGCCCAGCACACGACGGGTGGGGTTCGGCGCGCTGTAG
- a CDS encoding ferritin-like fold-containing protein — METPDNATETPASTKIADQDWATASAEPQYRAAVVDLLGALAYGELAAFERLAEDAKLAPTLADKAELAKMASAEFHHFERLTDRLTAIEVEPTGAMEPFAKALDDFHRMTAPSDWLEGLVKAYVGDSIASDFYREVAARLDSDTRSLVLAVLDDTGHGNFAVEKVRAAIEADPRLGGRLALWARRLMGEALSQAQRVVADRDALSTMLVGGVADGFDLAEVGRMFSRITEAHTKRMAALGLAA; from the coding sequence ATGGAGACGCCTGACAACGCCACGGAAACCCCCGCATCCACCAAAATCGCCGACCAGGACTGGGCCACCGCGTCCGCGGAGCCGCAGTACCGGGCCGCCGTCGTCGACCTTCTGGGAGCACTCGCCTACGGGGAACTGGCAGCCTTCGAGCGGCTCGCCGAGGACGCGAAACTCGCGCCGACCCTGGCCGACAAGGCGGAGCTGGCGAAGATGGCCTCCGCGGAATTCCATCACTTCGAGCGGTTGACCGACCGGCTGACCGCGATCGAGGTGGAGCCGACCGGCGCCATGGAGCCGTTCGCCAAGGCCCTCGACGACTTCCACCGCATGACCGCGCCATCGGACTGGCTGGAGGGCCTGGTGAAGGCCTACGTCGGCGACTCGATCGCCAGCGACTTCTACCGCGAGGTCGCGGCCCGGCTCGACTCGGACACCCGCTCCCTCGTCCTCGCCGTCCTCGACGACACGGGGCACGGGAACTTCGCCGTCGAGAAGGTCCGCGCCGCGATCGAGGCGGACCCGAGGCTCGGAGGCCGGCTCGCGCTGTGGGCGCGGCGGCTGATGGGCGAGGCGCTCTCGCAGGCGCAGCGCGTGGTGGCAGACCGTGACGCGCTGTCGACCATGCTGGTGGGCGGGGTGGCCGACGGATTCGACCTGGCCGAGGTCGGCCGGATGTTCTCCCGGATCACCGAGGCGCACACCAAGCGGATGGCCGCCCTGGGGCTGGCGGCCTAG
- a CDS encoding DEAD/DEAH box helicase, translating to MTLPVALSGSDVIGQAKTGTGKTLGFGLPLLERVTVLADVEAGRAQPEKLTDAPQALIVVPTRELCQQVTNDLLTAGKVRNVRVLAIYGGRAYEPQVEALKKGVDVIVGTPGRLLDLAGQRKLDLSKVRALVLDEADEMLDLGFLPDVERIITMLPAKRQTMLFSATMPGAVISLARRYMSQPTHINATSPDDEGTTVKNTAQYVYRAHNMDKPEMVSRILQANGRGLAMIFCRTKRTAADIAEQLEKRGFASGAVHGDLGQGAREQALRAFRNGKVDVLVCTDVAARGIDVEGVTHVINYQSPEDEKTYLHRIGRTGRAGAKGIAITLVDWDDIPRWQLINKALDLKFPDPPETYSTSPHLYEELDIPAGTKGVLPRTERTRAGLRAEEVEDLGETGGRGRKSAAASAPAVREERAPRTPRQRRRTRGGSSAEEGAVTVPAPATEAVEAPEATDGPSEPRTPRRRRRGRVGAADIAAEAAVAVAEAPAVVVDIEPAPEAEPKKRTRTRAAKAKAEVVVDAEVVIDARTAPETETEPAAETKPRRRRARVVKPVTEEVDFQTAPVAEPAPAAATVTKPRRRARVIKPAEDEVDFQIAPIAEPESDRPRRRPRAAAKPKTEAVAQAPAAEGEAKPRRRRAPRTAAAKSEG from the coding sequence ATGACGCTCCCTGTAGCGCTCTCCGGCTCCGATGTCATCGGGCAGGCCAAGACCGGCACCGGCAAGACGCTCGGTTTCGGCCTGCCGCTGCTGGAGCGCGTCACCGTCCTCGCGGACGTCGAGGCAGGCCGGGCCCAGCCCGAGAAGCTGACCGACGCCCCGCAGGCGCTGATCGTCGTCCCCACCCGCGAGCTCTGTCAGCAGGTCACCAACGACCTGCTGACCGCCGGCAAGGTGCGTAACGTCCGCGTTCTCGCCATCTACGGCGGCCGGGCGTACGAGCCCCAGGTCGAGGCCCTCAAGAAGGGCGTCGACGTGATCGTCGGCACCCCGGGCCGTCTGCTCGACCTGGCCGGCCAGCGCAAGCTCGACCTGTCGAAGGTCCGCGCCCTCGTCCTCGACGAGGCCGACGAGATGCTCGACCTGGGCTTCCTGCCCGACGTCGAGCGCATCATCACGATGCTGCCGGCGAAGCGCCAGACGATGCTGTTCTCGGCGACCATGCCGGGCGCGGTCATCAGCCTCGCGCGCCGCTACATGTCGCAGCCGACGCACATCAACGCCACGTCGCCCGACGACGAGGGCACGACCGTCAAGAACACCGCGCAGTACGTCTACCGCGCGCACAACATGGACAAGCCCGAGATGGTCTCGCGGATCCTCCAGGCCAACGGCCGCGGACTCGCGATGATCTTCTGCCGCACCAAGCGCACCGCGGCCGACATCGCCGAGCAGCTGGAGAAGCGCGGTTTCGCCTCCGGCGCGGTCCACGGCGACCTCGGCCAGGGCGCCCGCGAGCAGGCGCTCCGCGCCTTCCGCAACGGCAAGGTCGACGTGCTCGTCTGCACCGACGTCGCGGCCCGCGGTATCGATGTCGAGGGTGTCACCCACGTCATCAACTACCAGTCGCCCGAGGACGAGAAGACCTATCTGCACCGGATCGGCCGGACCGGCCGCGCGGGTGCCAAGGGCATCGCGATCACGCTGGTCGACTGGGACGACATCCCGCGCTGGCAGCTGATCAACAAGGCCCTGGACCTGAAGTTCCCGGACCCGCCCGAGACGTACTCCACGTCGCCCCACCTGTACGAGGAGCTCGACATCCCGGCCGGCACCAAGGGTGTCCTGCCGCGTACCGAGCGGACCCGTGCCGGTCTGCGGGCCGAAGAGGTCGAGGACCTCGGCGAGACGGGCGGCCGCGGCCGCAAGTCCGCCGCCGCGTCGGCCCCCGCGGTCCGCGAGGAGCGTGCTCCGCGTACGCCGCGTCAGCGTCGTCGCACCCGGGGCGGCTCCAGTGCCGAGGAGGGCGCCGTGACGGTGCCCGCACCTGCCACGGAGGCCGTCGAGGCTCCCGAGGCCACTGACGGCCCGTCCGAGCCGCGCACCCCGCGCCGTCGCCGGCGCGGCCGTGTCGGTGCCGCGGACATCGCAGCCGAGGCCGCGGTGGCCGTGGCCGAGGCTCCGGCCGTGGTCGTCGACATCGAGCCCGCACCCGAGGCCGAGCCGAAGAAGCGGACGAGGACCAGGGCGGCCAAGGCGAAGGCCGAGGTCGTGGTCGACGCCGAAGTCGTGATCGACGCCCGGACGGCGCCGGAGACCGAGACGGAGCCGGCGGCCGAGACGAAGCCGCGCCGCCGCCGTGCCCGGGTCGTCAAGCCGGTGACGGAGGAGGTCGACTTCCAGACCGCTCCCGTGGCCGAGCCCGCGCCCGCCGCCGCGACGGTGACCAAGCCGCGCCGCCGTGCCCGGGTGATCAAGCCCGCCGAGGACGAGGTCGACTTCCAGATCGCTCCGATCGCCGAGCCCGAGTCGGACAGGCCGCGCCGCCGCCCCCGTGCGGCCGCGAAGCCGAAGACGGAGGCCGTGGCCCAGGCACCGGCCGCCGAGGGCGAGGCCAAGCCGCGCCGGCGCCGGGCGCCGCGGACGGCTGCCGCCAAGTCCGAGGGCTGA
- a CDS encoding alpha/beta fold hydrolase — MSRPPTFTPPPCARPRALHTERGDFAVLDAAPPTRSRGTVLLLPGYTGSKEDFIALLQPLAHAGYRAVTVDGRGQYESDGTDRQESYTQGELARDVLAQTAALGLGDGAVDLLGHSLGGQIARAAVLLDSAPFRSLTLMSSGPAEVVEAQQIKLKILGDALATMSMDDVWAAMRAFDPPAEAETGGEELRRRWLRHRPAQLIATGRQLATEPDRVAELAATGLPVHVISGERDDVWPVPQLDETAVRLGAHRTRIEGAEHSPNTDRPGPTAAALVAFWDGL; from the coding sequence ATGAGCAGGCCACCCACCTTCACCCCGCCCCCCTGCGCCCGTCCCCGCGCGCTGCACACCGAGCGCGGGGACTTCGCCGTGCTGGACGCGGCGCCTCCTACGCGATCACGGGGCACCGTCCTCCTGCTGCCCGGGTACACCGGCAGCAAGGAGGACTTCATCGCGCTGCTGCAACCGCTCGCCCACGCCGGCTACCGCGCCGTCACGGTCGACGGGCGCGGACAGTACGAGAGCGACGGAACGGACCGTCAGGAGTCCTACACCCAGGGCGAGTTGGCCCGGGACGTGCTCGCACAGACAGCGGCACTCGGCCTCGGGGACGGTGCGGTCGACCTGCTCGGCCACTCGCTCGGCGGACAGATCGCACGCGCCGCAGTACTCCTGGACTCCGCACCGTTCCGTTCGCTCACCCTGATGTCCTCCGGGCCCGCCGAGGTCGTCGAGGCCCAGCAGATCAAGCTGAAGATCCTCGGTGACGCGCTCGCCACGATGAGCATGGACGACGTCTGGGCCGCCATGCGGGCCTTCGATCCGCCGGCCGAGGCCGAGACGGGCGGCGAGGAGCTGCGGCGGCGCTGGCTGCGCCACCGCCCCGCGCAGCTGATCGCCACCGGCCGCCAGCTCGCCACCGAACCGGACCGGGTGGCCGAGCTCGCCGCCACGGGGCTGCCGGTCCATGTCATCTCCGGCGAACGCGACGACGTCTGGCCGGTCCCGCAGCTCGACGAGACCGCGGTACGCCTCGGCGCGCACCGGACCCGGATCGAGGGCGCCGAGCACTCCCCCAACACGGACCGGCCGGGACCGACGGCGGCTGCCCTCGTTGCCTTCTGGGACGGCCTGTAG
- a CDS encoding NYN domain-containing protein produces MNEAEIGDRLDRTNELLQRVLAEVSKTPSTHAIFVDAGYVYAAAGLLVTGTEDRRSFDLDSEGLIEAFIDKARTIFADSRLLRVYWYDGARRRIHTVEQQSIAELPDVKVRLGNLNANNQQKGVDSLIRTDLESLARHRAISDAALVGGDEDLVSAVEAAQGYGARVHLWGIEAGEGRNQAEPLLWEVDSQRTFDLDFCRPYVTRRPVTTYEEDAPAPSREDVRFVGAQIAATWLSARGRESLADLLPGHPYLPGSVDQDLLVEAERLLQHSLRGHAHLRRALRDGFWQHLQAQY; encoded by the coding sequence ATGAACGAGGCAGAGATCGGCGACCGCCTGGACCGCACCAACGAACTGCTCCAGCGCGTGCTCGCCGAGGTGTCGAAGACCCCGTCCACCCACGCGATCTTCGTGGACGCGGGCTATGTGTACGCCGCGGCCGGGCTGCTCGTCACCGGTACCGAGGACCGGCGCTCCTTCGACCTCGACTCCGAAGGGCTGATCGAGGCCTTCATCGACAAGGCCCGCACCATCTTCGCGGACAGCAGACTGCTGCGCGTGTACTGGTACGACGGGGCCAGGCGCCGGATCCACACCGTCGAGCAGCAGTCCATCGCCGAACTCCCCGACGTCAAGGTCAGGCTGGGCAACCTCAACGCCAACAACCAGCAGAAGGGCGTCGACTCACTCATCCGCACCGACCTCGAATCCCTGGCCCGCCACCGCGCCATCAGCGATGCCGCGCTGGTCGGCGGCGACGAGGACCTGGTGTCGGCCGTCGAGGCCGCGCAGGGGTACGGGGCCCGGGTCCACCTGTGGGGCATCGAGGCCGGGGAGGGGCGCAACCAGGCCGAACCGCTGCTCTGGGAGGTCGACAGCCAGCGCACCTTCGACCTCGACTTCTGCCGCCCGTACGTGACCAGACGTCCCGTCACCACCTATGAGGAGGACGCCCCCGCGCCCTCGCGCGAGGACGTCCGCTTCGTCGGTGCGCAGATCGCGGCCACCTGGCTCTCCGCCCGCGGCCGCGAGTCCCTTGCCGACCTGCTGCCGGGGCATCCGTATCTGCCGGGCTCCGTCGACCAGGACCTGCTGGTCGAGGCCGAGCGGCTGCTCCAGCACTCGCTGCGCGGCCACGCCCATCTGCGCCGGGCACTGCGTGACGGCTTCTGGCAGCACCTTCAGGCGCAGTACTGA
- a CDS encoding MarC family protein, which yields MFDVAVFGSLFLTLFVIMDPPGITPIFLALTAGRPARMQRKMALQAVAVAFGVIAVFGLLGQQILDYLHVSVPALMIAGGLLLLLIALDLLTGKTDEPTQTKDVNVALVPLGMPLLAGPGAIVSVILAVQHADTVGSQISVWTAIITMHVVLWLTMRYSLLIIRVIKDGGVVLVTRLAGMMLSAIAVQQIINGVTQVIQNA from the coding sequence GTGTTCGACGTCGCTGTCTTCGGATCCCTTTTTCTCACCCTTTTTGTGATTATGGATCCGCCCGGGATCACCCCGATCTTCCTCGCCCTCACCGCAGGCCGTCCCGCCCGGATGCAGCGCAAAATGGCGTTGCAGGCGGTCGCCGTCGCCTTCGGTGTGATCGCCGTCTTCGGGCTGCTCGGCCAGCAGATCCTGGACTATCTGCATGTCTCCGTCCCCGCACTGATGATCGCGGGCGGACTGCTCCTGCTGCTGATCGCGCTCGATCTGCTGACCGGCAAGACCGACGAGCCGACGCAGACCAAGGACGTCAACGTCGCACTCGTCCCCCTCGGCATGCCGCTGCTCGCGGGTCCCGGAGCGATCGTCTCGGTGATCCTCGCGGTGCAGCACGCCGACACCGTCGGCAGCCAGATCTCGGTCTGGACGGCGATCATCACCATGCACGTCGTGCTCTGGCTGACGATGCGCTACTCGCTGCTGATCATCCGGGTGATCAAGGACGGCGGCGTCGTGCTGGTCACCAGGCTCGCCGGCATGATGCTGTCCGCCATCGCCGTCCAGCAGATCATCAACGGCGTCACCCAGGTCATCCAGAACGCCTGA
- a CDS encoding PHP domain-containing protein — protein MRIDLHTHSTASDGTDTPAELVRNAAAAGLDVVALTDHDTVRGHAAARAALPGGLTLVTGAELSCRIDGVGLHMLAYLFDPDEPELARERELVRDDRVPRAQTMVRKLRELGVPVEWEQVARIAGDGSVGRPHIATALVELGVVETVSDAFTPEWLADGGRAYAEKHELDPFDAIRLVKAAGGVTVFAHPAAVKRGEVVPESSIAALAAAGLDGIEVDHMDHDGPTRARLRGLARELGLLTTGSSDYHGSRKTVALGEYTTDPEIYGEITRRATGAFPVPGAGGPAAP, from the coding sequence GTGCGCATCGACCTGCACACCCACTCCACCGCGTCGGACGGTACGGACACCCCCGCCGAGCTGGTGCGCAACGCAGCCGCCGCGGGCCTCGACGTCGTCGCCCTCACCGACCACGACACCGTCCGCGGTCACGCGGCGGCGAGGGCCGCGCTGCCCGGGGGCCTCACCCTGGTCACCGGCGCCGAGCTCTCCTGCCGCATCGACGGCGTGGGGCTCCACATGCTGGCGTACCTCTTCGACCCCGACGAGCCCGAGCTGGCGCGCGAGCGCGAGCTGGTGCGCGACGACCGGGTGCCGCGCGCGCAGACCATGGTGCGCAAGCTCCGGGAGCTGGGCGTCCCGGTCGAGTGGGAACAGGTCGCACGGATCGCCGGGGACGGCTCGGTCGGGCGGCCGCACATCGCCACCGCCCTCGTCGAGCTCGGCGTCGTCGAGACCGTCTCCGACGCCTTCACGCCCGAGTGGCTCGCCGACGGCGGACGCGCGTACGCGGAGAAGCACGAACTCGACCCCTTCGATGCGATCCGGCTGGTCAAGGCCGCCGGCGGCGTCACCGTCTTCGCCCACCCCGCCGCCGTCAAACGCGGCGAGGTGGTCCCCGAGTCGTCGATAGCGGCGCTTGCCGCCGCGGGGCTCGACGGCATCGAGGTCGACCACATGGACCACGACGGGCCGACCCGGGCCCGGCTGCGCGGACTCGCCCGCGAGCTCGGTCTGCTCACCACCGGGTCCAGCGACTACCACGGCAGCCGCAAGACCGTGGCGCTCGGCGAGTACACCACCGACCCGGAGATCTACGGCGAGATCACCCGGCGCGCCACGGGAGCCTTCCCAGTGCCGGGGGCCGGCGGACCCGCCGCCCCGTAA